From a region of the Aeoliella mucimassa genome:
- the recA gene encoding recombinase RecA — protein sequence MAKKSQSKKSSKADSKAKTPKLAMLENSPDLKNTVAAIEKQFGDGAIMPLGIEADRRIEGIPTGSLSLDIALGGQGIPRGRIIEVFGPESSGKTTLALHVVAAAQKAGGIAAFIDAEHALDPSWAKKLGVDLETLLVSQPGHGEEAMHITEMLIKSNAVDVIVVDSVAALVPKKELDGEIGDSHVGLQARLMSQSMRKLTAAIAKAKTSVIFINQIREKIGVMFGSPETTPGGRALKFYSSCRIDVRKIGQLKDGEEVVGQRVRTKVVKNKVAPPFRVAEFDMMHKDGISYEGDILDLGMEQKIVARTGAWFRYGDMQLGQGKEKARAFLKENSDITEEIKDKILQAGGFDDLLAVKSDSAVSEDAEEDYSDDE from the coding sequence ATGGCCAAGAAATCGCAAAGTAAGAAATCCAGTAAGGCCGACAGCAAGGCCAAGACTCCCAAGCTAGCCATGCTGGAAAACAGCCCCGACCTCAAAAACACCGTCGCTGCGATCGAAAAGCAGTTTGGCGATGGGGCAATTATGCCGCTCGGCATCGAAGCCGACCGCCGGATCGAAGGCATCCCGACCGGGAGCCTGTCGCTCGACATCGCTCTCGGCGGCCAGGGAATCCCCCGCGGACGTATTATCGAGGTGTTTGGCCCCGAATCGAGCGGTAAAACCACGCTCGCCCTGCATGTGGTTGCCGCCGCCCAGAAAGCGGGTGGTATCGCCGCGTTTATCGATGCCGAGCACGCCCTGGACCCGAGTTGGGCCAAGAAACTGGGGGTCGACCTCGAAACCTTGCTCGTCAGCCAACCGGGCCACGGCGAAGAGGCAATGCATATCACCGAAATGCTTATTAAGAGTAACGCGGTCGACGTGATCGTGGTCGACTCGGTAGCCGCCCTGGTTCCCAAGAAGGAACTCGACGGCGAAATCGGCGACTCCCACGTTGGTTTGCAGGCTCGTTTGATGAGCCAGTCGATGCGAAAGCTGACCGCCGCGATCGCCAAGGCGAAAACCTCCGTGATCTTCATCAATCAGATCCGCGAGAAGATCGGCGTCATGTTCGGCAGCCCCGAAACCACTCCCGGTGGTCGGGCGCTCAAATTCTACTCTTCCTGCCGTATCGATGTCCGCAAGATCGGGCAACTTAAGGACGGGGAAGAAGTGGTTGGCCAGCGAGTCCGCACCAAGGTGGTGAAAAACAAGGTAGCTCCGCCGTTCCGAGTGGCCGAATTCGACATGATGCACAAAGATGGCATCAGTTACGAAGGCGACATTTTGGATCTCGGCATGGAGCAGAAAATCGTTGCCCGCACCGGCGCATGGTTCCGCTACGGCGACATGCAGCTTGGACAGGGCAAGGAAAAGGCCCGGGCTTTCCTCAAGGAGAATTCCGATATCACCGAGGAAATCAAGGATAAGATTCTTCAGGCGGGGGGCTTTGATGACCTTCTGGCCGTCAAAAGCGACTCGGCCGTTTCGGAAGACGCGGAAGAGGACTATTCCGACGACGAATAG
- a CDS encoding bifunctional GNAT family N-acetyltransferase/carbon-nitrogen hydrolase family protein, with amino-acid sequence MECQNAAYPHIDRDSLSDSRKLEMQLDTFPEGQFLAEIDGKIAGYSTSLIVLLDDDSPWYSYNEITGCGTFSTHDPSGDTLYGSDIAVHPDYRGQGVAGKLYQRRKTLLKRLNLRRMVAGGRIPGYAEHSKKLSPQRYIELVKAGQLKDMALSAHLKAGYDVKSVHYAYLSDGESMNYATYLEFENKAFDPAKRMIAASPINRPVRKMRVCAAQYEIRPITSWEQLVMQVEFFAETADEYHCHFLLLPELFTAQLFSMLPPDMDSLHAVREVARYHEKYLELFTEQATKHGLHIIAGSHPVDVDGELRNIAHLFTPAGKVYTQEKIHITSVERHYYDIQPGDKLRVFDTPMGRIGILICYDVEFPELARLLTVAGIDVLFVPFATDERKSYHRIRYCAQARAIENVIYVVIAGCVGNLPQVRSFLVNYGQAAVCTPCDVAFPKDGIMAEADPNCETVVIAELDLNDLAVQRDLGSVKPLQDRRNDLYSLHSRVPVEVIYT; translated from the coding sequence GTGGAGTGTCAAAATGCTGCGTATCCTCACATTGACCGTGATAGCTTAAGCGACTCACGTAAGCTCGAGATGCAACTCGACACGTTCCCTGAGGGACAGTTTCTGGCCGAGATCGATGGGAAAATAGCCGGGTATTCTACGTCGCTGATCGTGCTGCTGGATGACGATTCCCCTTGGTACTCCTACAACGAGATCACCGGTTGCGGCACGTTCAGCACCCACGATCCCAGTGGCGATACATTGTATGGCTCCGACATCGCCGTTCATCCCGACTATCGTGGACAGGGAGTTGCCGGCAAGCTCTATCAACGACGAAAAACACTACTCAAGCGTTTGAACCTGCGTCGTATGGTAGCCGGTGGGCGAATTCCAGGCTACGCCGAACACTCGAAAAAGCTATCGCCACAAAGATACATCGAATTGGTCAAAGCGGGCCAACTGAAGGACATGGCTTTATCGGCTCACTTAAAGGCTGGCTATGACGTGAAGAGCGTGCACTATGCCTACCTGAGCGATGGCGAAAGCATGAACTACGCGACCTATCTGGAGTTTGAAAACAAAGCGTTTGATCCTGCCAAGCGGATGATCGCGGCTTCGCCCATTAACCGACCGGTGCGAAAAATGCGTGTCTGCGCGGCACAGTACGAAATTCGGCCGATCACAAGCTGGGAGCAGCTGGTGATGCAAGTAGAGTTTTTTGCCGAAACAGCCGACGAATACCATTGCCATTTTCTTTTGCTTCCCGAGTTGTTTACCGCTCAACTTTTCAGCATGCTCCCCCCCGATATGGACTCGCTACATGCGGTACGCGAGGTAGCCAGATATCACGAGAAATACCTGGAACTGTTTACTGAACAAGCAACGAAACATGGACTTCATATCATTGCCGGCTCACACCCTGTTGATGTAGACGGCGAACTGCGAAACATTGCTCATTTATTCACTCCGGCTGGCAAAGTCTATACACAAGAAAAAATTCACATCACCTCGGTCGAGCGACACTATTACGATATTCAACCTGGCGATAAGCTTCGTGTGTTCGATACTCCGATGGGACGCATTGGTATTTTGATTTGCTACGATGTGGAGTTCCCCGAGCTAGCGCGTCTACTCACAGTAGCCGGCATCGACGTGCTGTTTGTTCCGTTTGCTACCGACGAACGCAAAAGCTACCATCGCATTCGCTACTGTGCTCAAGCGAGAGCCATCGAGAACGTCATCTATGTGGTGATTGCCGGTTGCGTTGGCAATTTGCCTCAGGTTCGTAGTTTTCTGGTAAATTATGGTCAGGCAGCCGTTTGTACGCCTTGCGACGTGGCATTTCCCAAAGACGGCATTATGGCCGAGGCCGATCCTAACTGTGAAACGGTCGTCATTGCAGAACTGGACCTCAACGATCTCGCTGTGCAGCGAGATCTCGGTAGCGTCAAACCACTGCAAGACCGCCGAAACGACCTTTACTCCTTGCATTCGCGAGTTCCAGTTGAGGTAATCTACACCTAG
- a CDS encoding UvrB/UvrC motif-containing protein, which yields MSPDIDPILRDWEFLPDDVTVRSITTEAGEERIQLRLELGILQMYVDGRPDGKRIHDCESWLEYHQKQQLAHDQQNPDSARYLLQPEDCAELLREGVQYYHRYLSFWHLGRYELCARDTTRNLQLFAFVRNHAKHDRDKLQFDQWRPYVTMMHARAVATPLADLEEWEAAIHVIDSGIRGLEEFLVDYGQEEHADRLSELQFLRRWRKDLLSKSGEESDEDESGDPVDQIRQQLEQAIAEERYEEAAELRDQLRQLQDPRPPHLP from the coding sequence GTGTCGCCCGATATTGATCCGATTCTTCGTGACTGGGAATTCCTGCCAGACGATGTCACGGTTCGTTCCATTACGACTGAAGCCGGGGAAGAACGGATTCAGCTTCGCCTGGAGCTTGGAATTCTTCAAATGTACGTCGATGGCCGCCCGGATGGAAAGAGAATTCACGATTGCGAATCGTGGCTCGAGTATCACCAAAAACAACAGCTAGCTCATGACCAACAGAATCCCGATTCTGCGAGGTACTTGCTTCAACCCGAAGACTGTGCTGAACTACTGCGAGAAGGCGTGCAGTATTATCATCGATATTTGAGTTTTTGGCATTTGGGACGTTATGAACTGTGTGCACGCGATACCACACGCAACCTCCAGTTGTTTGCATTTGTGAGAAACCATGCAAAGCATGATCGCGACAAACTACAGTTTGACCAATGGCGTCCTTATGTCACCATGATGCATGCCCGTGCTGTCGCCACCCCACTGGCGGATTTGGAAGAGTGGGAAGCAGCGATCCATGTGATCGACTCGGGTATTCGTGGGCTGGAGGAGTTTCTCGTGGACTACGGGCAGGAGGAACACGCCGATCGGTTGAGCGAATTGCAGTTCTTACGACGGTGGAGAAAAGACCTACTTTCTAAGAGTGGAGAAGAAAGCGACGAGGACGAATCGGGAGACCCAGTCGACCAAATCCGCCAGCAACTTGAGCAGGCGATTGCCGAGGAACGCTATGAGGAAGCTGCAGAATTAAGAGACCAATTGCGGCAATTGCAGGATCCTCGCCCTCCCCATCTGCCGTAG
- the larE gene encoding ATP-dependent sacrificial sulfur transferase LarE — protein sequence MPERSSLEFERQSVATMVNADSIAPELLAERLLNHIVEYESCAIAYSGGVDSAVVAIAAKIALGEQAIAITGVSPSLAEEQLANAREVASKIGIEHVEVSTSEINDPAYVANAPDRCFHCKSELYRVMGAYAEAHGIKTLVNGTILEDLGDYRPGLVAAGMATVRSPLAECKLDKNAVRALAQYWNLEVWDKPSSPCLASRIAYGQEVTPERLKMIDKAEQILHQLGLRECRVRYHEGDLARIEVPTDAIAELCERELMEWLVQEFTEIGFRYVSLDLAGFRSGSLNLGLPVLQ from the coding sequence ATGCCAGAGCGAAGTTCCTTAGAGTTTGAAAGGCAATCTGTCGCGACTATGGTAAACGCTGATTCTATTGCTCCGGAATTGCTCGCTGAGCGGTTGCTCAACCACATCGTTGAGTACGAAAGCTGTGCCATTGCCTATTCTGGCGGTGTTGATAGTGCTGTGGTAGCAATCGCTGCCAAGATTGCTCTCGGTGAACAGGCCATTGCTATTACTGGTGTTAGTCCTTCTCTGGCCGAAGAACAACTTGCTAATGCACGCGAAGTTGCATCAAAGATCGGCATCGAACATGTCGAAGTATCGACTTCAGAGATTAACGACCCGGCCTACGTTGCCAATGCTCCCGATCGGTGTTTTCACTGTAAGTCAGAGCTTTACCGCGTGATGGGAGCTTACGCTGAAGCTCATGGAATAAAGACTCTAGTGAATGGAACCATTCTAGAAGATCTTGGGGACTATCGCCCTGGCCTTGTTGCTGCCGGAATGGCCACGGTGCGCAGCCCGCTGGCGGAGTGTAAGCTCGACAAGAATGCCGTGCGAGCATTGGCGCAGTACTGGAACTTGGAGGTATGGGATAAACCGTCCAGCCCATGCTTGGCTAGTCGAATTGCCTATGGACAGGAGGTAACTCCTGAGCGACTCAAAATGATAGACAAGGCTGAACAAATCCTACATCAACTTGGCTTGCGTGAGTGCCGAGTGCGTTACCACGAAGGTGACCTCGCACGCATTGAAGTACCTACAGATGCGATTGCTGAGTTGTGCGAGCGAGAACTCATGGAATGGCTGGTACAAGAGTTTACCGAAATCGGATTCCGCTACGTTTCCCTTGATTTGGCGGGTTTTCGATCAGGGAGCCTCAATCTAGGACTCCCCGTTTTGCAATAG
- a CDS encoding P-II family nitrogen regulator has translation MKLILAIIQPSKLEDVKAELSEVEVVRLTIMDVQGFGRQKGQTEVYRGHEISVNLLRKVQLQIAVNEDFVEPTINAIIRGGRTGETGEIGDGKIFVLPMDDCIRIRTGERGPEAI, from the coding sequence ATGAAACTCATCCTTGCCATTATTCAGCCGAGCAAACTGGAAGACGTAAAAGCCGAACTTTCTGAGGTGGAAGTAGTACGGCTTACGATCATGGATGTGCAGGGATTCGGGCGGCAAAAAGGGCAAACGGAAGTCTATCGCGGCCACGAGATTTCGGTGAACTTGCTCCGCAAGGTGCAACTGCAAATCGCCGTGAACGAAGACTTCGTGGAGCCAACCATCAACGCCATTATTCGTGGTGGGCGTACCGGCGAAACTGGCGAGATCGGTGATGGCAAGATTTTCGTTTTGCCGATGGATGATTGCATCCGAATTCGCACGGGGGAACGAGGCCCCGAGGCCATTTAG
- a CDS encoding adenylyltransferase/cytidyltransferase family protein, with product MPKKVLVSGCYDLLHAGHVAFFETAAKYGELHVCIGSDDNIRLLKGHAPKFSQDERLYIVQSISHVSHARVSSGSGMLDFEPDLRELKPDYFVVNEDGSTPAKRALCEELGVEFVELPRTPKEGLPARSSSGIKATLNLPYRLCLAGGWIDQPWVSEIAPGSAVVVQIEPTVDFSLRSGMATSTRQHWQKLAAMGTTTDDHGELARLLFGYENPPGTQYVAGSQDAIGLTHAGINRLDYDGEYWPHHIETCRSQEVCDWLEQSLAIVPLFERPDGYDPLRQRHLLPEIVRRLGNAGRRCYEAIVQQDIRAFGKSMTATHDAWRDLLPETTNPEIDSILNSYNNQGYGRITSGCGGGYIFVATEEDLPGSFRIKVRN from the coding sequence ATGCCTAAAAAAGTGTTAGTGAGCGGCTGTTACGACTTGCTTCATGCAGGCCACGTCGCCTTCTTCGAAACCGCAGCCAAGTACGGCGAACTCCACGTTTGCATCGGCTCAGATGACAACATCCGCTTGCTCAAGGGGCATGCTCCCAAATTCAGCCAGGACGAGCGACTCTACATCGTGCAGTCGATCTCCCACGTCTCTCACGCCAGAGTATCATCGGGCAGCGGGATGCTCGACTTCGAGCCCGACTTACGCGAACTAAAGCCCGACTACTTTGTGGTCAACGAAGATGGCTCCACTCCAGCGAAACGGGCGCTGTGCGAAGAACTTGGAGTAGAGTTTGTCGAGCTACCACGCACCCCGAAGGAAGGTCTGCCGGCACGCTCATCAAGCGGCATCAAGGCGACGCTGAACCTGCCATACCGGCTTTGCCTGGCTGGCGGCTGGATCGATCAGCCGTGGGTCAGCGAAATCGCCCCCGGCTCGGCCGTCGTGGTTCAGATTGAACCGACGGTGGACTTCAGCCTCCGCAGCGGCATGGCCACCAGCACGCGCCAACACTGGCAGAAGCTTGCTGCGATGGGGACCACGACAGATGATCATGGCGAACTGGCTCGCTTGCTGTTTGGTTACGAGAACCCTCCCGGCACCCAGTACGTGGCCGGAAGCCAAGACGCGATCGGGCTCACCCACGCTGGCATAAATCGACTCGACTACGATGGAGAATACTGGCCACACCATATTGAAACGTGCCGAAGCCAGGAGGTTTGTGATTGGTTGGAGCAATCGCTGGCTATTGTCCCCCTCTTTGAACGTCCGGACGGCTACGATCCCCTGAGACAACGGCATTTGCTGCCTGAAATCGTTCGACGACTCGGGAATGCAGGTCGACGGTGCTACGAAGCAATTGTGCAGCAGGACATCCGAGCTTTTGGCAAAAGCATGACGGCAACCCACGATGCCTGGCGTGACTTATTGCCAGAAACGACGAATCCTGAGATCGACAGCATCCTGAATTCGTACAACAACCAAGGATACGGCCGCATTACCAGCGGCTGTGGCGGAGGTTACATCTTCGTTGCTACCGAAGAAGACTTACCAGGCAGTTTCCGGATCAAAGTGCGAAACTAG
- a CDS encoding F0F1 ATP synthase subunit epsilon — MADLSNSSNDLRLVVVTPETTVLDVTAEFVAVPLFDGEKGIGRLHAPMIGRLGYGPLRFRFGGETTVYYVDGGFVQVQDNVVSILTNRALATDQIDLVGADEQLVDAIARKPSNDEEMAIRDRLILQARAQKRLASK; from the coding sequence ATGGCTGATCTGTCAAATAGCTCAAACGACTTAAGACTGGTAGTAGTCACTCCCGAAACGACCGTACTGGACGTTACGGCTGAGTTTGTGGCTGTTCCGTTGTTTGATGGCGAGAAAGGTATCGGCCGTTTGCATGCTCCCATGATCGGGCGTTTGGGATATGGACCACTTCGCTTTCGATTCGGCGGCGAAACCACCGTCTACTACGTGGATGGTGGGTTTGTCCAAGTACAGGACAACGTGGTCTCGATTCTCACGAATCGGGCACTGGCCACCGATCAAATCGATCTGGTAGGCGCTGACGAACAGCTTGTCGACGCCATTGCTCGCAAACCTTCGAATGACGAAGAAATGGCCATTCGCGACCGCCTGATCCTGCAGGCCCGCGCCCAAAAACGCTTGGCCAGCAAGTAG
- the atpD gene encoding F0F1 ATP synthase subunit beta, whose protein sequence is MSTATGNIGHITQVIGSTFDVEFDEDKLPAIYNALKIEADNKGVKINLTGEVQQHLGGGRVRCIALGSTDGLIRGQECVDTGKPVSVPVGEATLGRVFNVLGEPVDGRGEVAADEIWPIHREAPELKDLATKTEVFETGIKVIDLLTPFVRGGKAGLFGGAGLGKTVILTELIARIATQHGGYSVFAGVGERTREGTDLWLEMQEAKIGNTGKSVIDQTCMVFGQMNEPPGSRLRVALSALTMAEYFRDKSGADTLLFVDNIFRFSQAGSEVSALLGRMPSAVGYQPTLASEMGALQERIASTSKGAITSVQAVYVPADDPTDPAPATAFGQLDAFIYLERSISEKGIYPAVDPLASSSRILDPQYVGDRHYNCARRVQTTLQRYRELQDIIAILGVEELSEEDRQVVHRARRIERFLSQPFYVAEVFTGKSGEFTTIDDTIRSFEEICDGKWDHLSEESFMYVGPIEQAEEQWKKSQK, encoded by the coding sequence ATGTCCACAGCCACGGGAAACATCGGTCACATCACTCAGGTTATCGGTTCGACCTTCGACGTGGAGTTCGATGAAGATAAGCTGCCGGCCATCTACAACGCCTTGAAGATCGAAGCCGATAACAAAGGTGTAAAGATCAACCTCACCGGCGAAGTGCAACAGCACCTCGGTGGTGGCCGCGTTCGGTGCATCGCACTGGGATCGACCGACGGCCTGATTCGTGGCCAAGAATGCGTCGACACCGGAAAGCCTGTGAGCGTTCCCGTAGGCGAAGCCACCCTCGGCCGCGTGTTCAACGTGCTTGGCGAGCCTGTCGATGGCCGTGGCGAAGTGGCGGCCGACGAAATCTGGCCCATTCACCGCGAAGCCCCTGAGCTGAAAGACCTCGCTACCAAGACCGAGGTGTTTGAAACCGGTATTAAAGTGATCGACTTGCTCACCCCCTTCGTGCGTGGTGGTAAGGCAGGTCTGTTCGGTGGTGCTGGTCTGGGTAAGACCGTTATTCTCACCGAGCTGATTGCTCGTATCGCCACCCAGCATGGTGGTTACTCGGTGTTCGCCGGCGTGGGCGAACGCACCCGTGAGGGTACCGACCTGTGGCTCGAAATGCAGGAAGCCAAGATTGGTAACACCGGCAAGAGCGTGATTGACCAAACCTGCATGGTTTTCGGTCAGATGAACGAGCCGCCAGGATCGCGTCTTCGCGTTGCCCTCTCGGCACTGACCATGGCCGAATACTTCCGCGACAAGTCGGGCGCCGACACGCTGCTGTTCGTCGACAACATCTTCCGCTTCTCGCAAGCGGGTAGCGAAGTATCCGCGCTGCTCGGACGTATGCCTTCGGCCGTGGGTTACCAACCGACCCTGGCCAGCGAAATGGGTGCCTTGCAGGAACGTATTGCTTCGACCAGCAAGGGTGCTATTACCTCGGTGCAAGCGGTTTACGTCCCTGCGGACGATCCCACCGACCCGGCCCCTGCAACTGCGTTCGGTCAGCTCGACGCGTTCATCTACCTGGAACGTTCGATCTCGGAAAAGGGTATTTATCCGGCCGTGGATCCGCTGGCTTCTTCGAGCCGTATTCTCGACCCTCAGTACGTTGGCGACCGCCACTACAACTGTGCCCGTCGCGTGCAAACCACCCTGCAACGTTATCGCGAACTGCAAGATATCATCGCGATTCTCGGTGTCGAAGAACTCTCCGAAGAAGATCGCCAAGTGGTGCATCGCGCCCGCCGTATCGAGCGATTCCTGTCGCAACCGTTCTACGTCGCTGAGGTATTTACCGGTAAGTCGGGTGAGTTCACCACCATCGACGACACCATTCGTAGCTTCGAAGAGATCTGCGACGGTAAATGGGATCACTTGTCCGAAGAATCCTTCATGTATGTCGGCCCAATTGAACAAGCAGAAGAGCAGTGGAAGAAGTCGCAGAAGTAA
- the atpG gene encoding ATP synthase F1 subunit gamma → MANPRELDKRRKSIKNIRKITRTMELIATARFRKAMDRAHAATAYTNQIMKLVRDLVNAGVSVEHPLLEQREETKNAAILVLSANRGFCGGFNGNVTRAGVQHYKLLKEQISNVRVEVSGKRGMNGFKQARIDLAQSYTQFEDRPSYDEVEMIANRYLEEYAAGKLDRLDVVYTSFESASKQVVTIETLLPLGGLETGGDEPAEAASSTLYDFLPSPESILEEVVPTSFRIKLFKCFLDTAVSEQISRMVAMKGATENAGELIKQLSMQYNRARQGRITSELMDLIGGVEALS, encoded by the coding sequence ATGGCTAACCCTCGCGAACTCGACAAACGGCGCAAGTCGATCAAGAACATCCGCAAGATTACGCGGACCATGGAATTGATCGCGACGGCCCGGTTCCGCAAAGCGATGGACCGCGCTCACGCCGCCACGGCCTACACTAACCAGATCATGAAGCTGGTTCGGGATCTCGTGAACGCTGGTGTGTCGGTCGAACATCCCTTGCTCGAGCAGCGGGAAGAGACCAAGAACGCTGCGATTCTGGTGCTGTCGGCCAATCGAGGGTTCTGCGGCGGCTTCAACGGCAACGTTACCCGCGCGGGTGTGCAACACTACAAATTGCTGAAAGAACAGATCAGCAACGTGCGTGTCGAGGTCAGCGGCAAGCGTGGGATGAACGGCTTCAAACAGGCCCGCATCGACCTGGCTCAAAGCTACACGCAGTTCGAGGATCGCCCGAGCTACGACGAAGTCGAGATGATTGCCAATCGCTACCTCGAGGAGTACGCAGCTGGCAAGCTCGATCGCTTGGACGTGGTGTACACCTCGTTCGAGAGCGCCTCGAAGCAAGTCGTCACCATCGAAACGCTCCTTCCACTGGGGGGACTCGAAACCGGCGGCGACGAACCCGCGGAAGCAGCCAGCTCGACGCTCTACGATTTCCTTCCCTCGCCCGAGAGTATCTTGGAAGAAGTCGTACCCACGAGCTTCCGCATTAAGCTGTTCAAGTGCTTCCTCGACACGGCCGTAAGCGAGCAAATCTCCCGCATGGTTGCGATGAAGGGAGCCACCGAGAATGCTGGCGAACTGATCAAACAGCTCAGCATGCAATACAACCGCGCCCGCCAGGGTCGAATTACTTCGGAACTGATGGACCTAATCGGCGGCGTCGAAGCCCTGAGCTAA
- the atpA gene encoding F0F1 ATP synthase subunit alpha, which translates to MKFNSDEIASVIKAQIANYDSQLDVRDVGRVLEVGDGIAQVYGLSGVMAGEMVEFQNGVNGLAFNLEENSVGVIILGNYLDISEGEEVRSTGQLLSVPVGDGLLGRVVDPLGNPLDGKGPINTTKRRPVEVIATGVAERQPVCEPMQTGIKAIDAMTPIGRGQRELIIGDRKTGKTAVAIDAIINQRDSGVKCFYVAVGQKESTVAGVIEKLRESGAMDYTTVIVAGASDPAPLQYIAPYSGTAMAEEYMFDGQHALIVYDDLSKQAVAYRQLSLLMRRPPGREAFPGDVFYCHSRLLERSAKLSDALGGGSLTSLPIIETLEGEVSAYIPTNVISITDGQIYLQPDLFFAGVKPAMNAGISVSRVGGAAQIKAMKKVAGGLRLDLAAFRELEAFAQLGTELDPATQARLDRGYRMVELLKQGQYQPMNVIDEVLVIYAGTKGHLDKIDVNLVADWENDFVKFMSDQKPEVRNALVERQAMDDDIVEMIEASIKEFQGQWESKHA; encoded by the coding sequence ATGAAATTCAATAGTGACGAAATCGCGTCAGTCATTAAGGCACAGATTGCCAACTACGACTCGCAGCTCGATGTTCGCGACGTCGGCCGTGTGCTGGAAGTGGGCGACGGTATCGCCCAGGTCTATGGCCTGAGCGGCGTGATGGCTGGCGAAATGGTCGAGTTTCAAAATGGGGTGAACGGACTTGCCTTCAACCTCGAAGAAAACTCGGTTGGTGTGATTATTCTCGGAAACTATTTGGACATCTCCGAGGGAGAAGAAGTTCGCAGTACAGGTCAACTGCTGAGCGTCCCCGTCGGCGATGGACTGCTCGGCCGGGTGGTCGATCCGTTGGGAAACCCGCTCGACGGCAAGGGACCGATCAACACCACCAAGCGTCGCCCTGTGGAAGTGATTGCCACTGGTGTTGCTGAGCGTCAGCCCGTGTGCGAGCCGATGCAAACCGGTATCAAAGCGATCGACGCCATGACCCCGATTGGTCGTGGTCAACGTGAGTTGATCATCGGCGACCGCAAGACCGGCAAGACCGCCGTGGCGATCGACGCCATCATCAACCAACGCGACAGCGGCGTGAAGTGCTTCTACGTTGCTGTTGGTCAGAAAGAGTCGACCGTCGCCGGCGTGATCGAGAAGCTCCGCGAATCGGGTGCGATGGACTACACCACCGTGATTGTCGCTGGTGCAAGCGATCCTGCCCCGCTGCAATACATTGCCCCTTACTCGGGCACCGCGATGGCCGAAGAATACATGTTCGACGGCCAGCACGCTTTGATTGTTTACGACGACCTCAGCAAGCAGGCGGTTGCTTACCGTCAGCTTTCGTTGCTCATGCGTCGTCCCCCCGGACGCGAAGCGTTCCCAGGCGACGTGTTCTACTGCCACAGCCGTTTGCTGGAACGTTCGGCCAAGCTGTCGGATGCCCTGGGTGGTGGTTCGCTGACCTCGCTGCCGATTATCGAAACGCTCGAAGGCGAAGTGTCGGCCTATATTCCAACGAACGTGATTTCGATCACCGACGGTCAGATCTACCTGCAACCCGACCTGTTCTTTGCTGGCGTGAAGCCTGCTATGAACGCTGGTATTTCGGTGTCTCGTGTGGGTGGTGCTGCTCAGATCAAGGCCATGAAGAAAGTGGCCGGCGGTCTGCGTCTCGACTTGGCCGCCTTCCGCGAACTCGAAGCGTTCGCCCAGCTCGGTACCGAACTCGACCCCGCCACTCAAGCCCGTCTCGACCGCGGCTATCGCATGGTCGAACTGCTAAAGCAGGGTCAGTACCAACCGATGAACGTGATTGACGAAGTGCTCGTCATTTACGCAGGCACGAAGGGGCACCTCGACAAGATCGATGTGAATCTCGTTGCCGATTGGGAAAACGACTTCGTCAAGTTCATGAGCGACCAGAAGCCAGAGGTTCGCAATGCTCTGGTCGAGCGTCAAGCGATGGACGACGACATTGTCGAGATGATCGAAGCATCGATCAAAGAGTTCCAAGGACAGTGGGAGTCGAAGCACGCCTAA